A segment of the Vibrio sp. YMD68 genome:
AGCCAGCAATACTTCATAGCTTGAAGGGGAGTGCATTTGTGTATCAAGAGCCACCGCTACACGCTCTTCTTTGTTTTTAAGATAACTGCATGGGTGGCTATCTGTTAGCCCTATTTTGATTTGTTGAATATCAGAGCTCATTTATGATCCTCTAATGGAGATGCGAGCCATTGAGTGCTAAAACAATCATTAGTAACGACTTGTTGTTTTAATTGTAGCAATGAATTCAAAAATTCGTCTCGTGGTATTTCTGTTGCACCCAAAGAAGTGAGGTGAGGATTCATCACTTGGCAATCGATCAAGGTACCACCGTGCTTTTGGAAATGATGACAAAAATACCAAAGCGCAATTTTAGAGGCGTTACTTTTAAGGCTAAACATCGACTCACCACAAAACAGCGCCCCGACGCTTATCCCGTATAGCCCACCTATGAGTTCGCTATCACTCCAAACTTCGACAGAATGGCACAATCCTCGCTCTGCAAGCTCTGTGTATGCAGACTGCATATCAGGATTCAACCATGTTTCTTCTTCCGGTCTCAAATTACCACACAATTGGATTACCTGGTC
Coding sequences within it:
- the aat gene encoding leucyl/phenylalanyl-tRNA--protein transferase, whose translation is MAIYLPELSLTQLVFPSPYEALTEPNGLLAFGGDLSADRIYAAYQQGIFPWYGPGEPILWWSPAPRAVFNPVNYTPSKSVKKFQRKYQYQVSLNQATDQVIQLCGNLRPEEETWLNPDMQSAYTELAERGLCHSVEVWSDSELIGGLYGISVGALFCGESMFSLKSNASKIALWYFCHHFQKHGGTLIDCQVMNPHLTSLGATEIPRDEFLNSLLQLKQQVVTNDCFSTQWLASPLEDHK